The sequence CAACCACCATGCCCCCGATGATTCCCGCCACCAGACCGGCAAACAGCGGCGCGCCAGACGCCAGCGCGATACCGAGGCAGAGGGGCAGAGCCACCAGAAAAACAGCTACGCCAGCCGGCAGATCGTAGCGAAACCATTGGGGCTTATACGCCGCCAAACTTTTAAACGGATTCACAGAAACGGAATGGTTATCAATTTGTGTAGAAAAGAGAGTAGGAACGCCATACCACCGAGTTGACCCGCTTACTGAGGCGACTGGCTGGTATTGGTAAAGGAGAATTAAATCTACATTAAAGATAAGTCGAATTGCCCGCATAAACATCCTATGGTGCAACATCTTACCGACGCTGAGCGCGCAGCCATCACTACCCATCTGACGCAGGACGTGCGCGCGTTGGCCCTGCAACTGACCAAACGGACCGACATCGATGGCCTGGTGGTAGTGGCGCAGATTCAGGCCCGGCAAAAGGCCCGCACCAAACTGCCCGGTTGGTACGCCAACCCGGCGCTGATTTTCCCGCCGCCGCTCTCGGTGGAGCAGGCGTCGTCGGAAGCTACCGCCGCCTACAAAGCCTCGTTGGTGGGCGGGGGTACCTTGCTCGACCTCACGGGGGGCATGGGCGTCGACACGGCCGCCTTTGCCGCTCGTGTGGCCCGCGTAACGTACCTGGAACAACAACCCGCCGTGGCCGCCGCCACCGCCTATAACCTGCTGCAATTAGGCCTTGCCAACGTGGAGACGCAGGTTGGCGATGGGCTGGCGTATCTCGGCAACGTACCTGAGCCTGTCGATTGGCTCTATCTCGACCCGGCCCGCCGCGACGAACGGGGTGGGCGGGTGGTTGGCCTTGCCGACTGCGAGCCCGATGTGCTGACGTACCTGCCGTTAGTGCTAGCGAAAGGGCGAAACGTGCTGATCAAAACATCGCCCCTGCTCGACATCGAGGCCACTTTACGGCAATTGCCCACGTGCCGGGCGGTGCATGTGGTGGCGGTGCAGGGCGAGGTGAAAGAGCTACTCTTTGTGTTGGGCCAAACCGAACGGCCTGCCAGCGCCGTGCAGCTTGTGGCTGTAGACCTGCGCCACGATGGCCCCGTGACTTTTGCCTTCGAACGGGCCGACGAAACCCGCGCCACCGTTGCCCTGACCGAGTGGGCAACCGGCTTACCAACGTACCTGTATGAACCCAACGCGGCGGTGCTGAAAGCCGGTGCCTTCCGGCTGGTGGGCGAGCGGTTTGGGTTGGCTAAAGTGGCGCCCCACAGCCATTTGTACACGGGCAACCGCCTGGTAGAAGGGTTTCCGGGTCGCGCCTTCCACATTGACGCTCTTTGCAAGGCCGACCGAAAAACGCTGCTTGCTCACGTACCCGGCGGGCAGGCTAACCTGACGGTGCGGAACTTTCCGCAGACAGTCGACCTGTTACGCAAGCAGTTGAGCCTGCGCGAAGGCGGTGATGTCTATGTATTTGCCACAACCCTGCCCAACAACGACAAGCGGTTAATAATAACCCGCAAAGCATTACTTTGAGGACTAAACATGGTCTAACCACCAACGATTTGGGCATTGGCTGACTCCTTAGACAAGAACCACCGGGCAGCAGCGCCTGACTCCGACAAAAACTCATCTACACACAACTAACTATGCGTAACGTACTGATTGGCGCCGGGCTTTTCCTGGCCACCTTACCCGCCCTCGGCCAGACCATTTACGCGGGTGACCAGACGATCGACAAGCAAACCTACAAAGGCCTGTTTCTGACCATTCCGATGGCCGACCGGCAGGTAGAGCGCGACTGGGAGGAGCAACTGAAGCAATATGGCCGCCTCACCACCTCGCGCAGCGTGTACCGCGTGACGACCGCCGACATCCGCGACATTTCGTCGGAGCCGGTCAACCTGACGAGCCAGCTCAAAGGCAACAAAAAATCGACGACGCTCTTCGTGGCCTTCGATCAGGGTGGCGGTAACTTCATCGCCCCCGGCAACGGCAACTACAGCGCCGCCGAAACGCTGCTGAAAAATTTTGCTGACAAAACGATTTTCAACGATGAAGTGCGGGGTGCCGAAGAGTCGTTCAACGAGGCACAGCGGGCGCACCAGAAGCTGGTGAAACGCGGCGAAAACCTGGTCAGCGACATCGAGTCGAACCGCAAGGAGAAAGAGCGCCTGCTCCGCAAGATCGACGAAAACGCCAAGGAGCTAGAGCAGTTGCAGAAAGACGTCGAAACCAACAAAACCGATCAGGCCAACGCCCTGACCGAGATGGATAACAAACGCAAAAACGTCGAAGCCGTAAAAGCGAAGAAGCAATAGACAGGAACACGGTTTATGTTCACTGGCCTCAGTTCACTGTCTTCTGTTGGCTGATTAGCCAACAAAGGACAGCGAACTGAGGGCAGCGGACAATAAACAGTAAACCGTGAACCGGAGTTGACATAACGTAATCAACTTATCCGATCAACGTTATGCAGTATTCTGAATTCATTCATGCCGCCAAGGCCAAGCTTGGTGTCGACACCGAGCAAGATGTGCTTGATGTGTCCCGTGCGTTTCTGCACACCCTCACGACTCACCTGGCTGGTAATGCCGCCGACAAACTGGGCGCCCAACTGCCGGGCCCGCTGCTCGATATTATCCGCGAAATCCCGCCCGAAGAACGCGATCAGGGCGAGCGTTTTAAACTCACCGAGTTCTACGAACGCGTGGGCGATCAACTCGGCGTCGATGCCGAAGAAGGCAAGCAAAAGACGCATCAGTTCATGGAATTGCTGGGACAGATGATCACCACCGGCGAGCTGCACAAAATTAAAGTCACCCTCTCCGACGACTACGCCCCACTGTTTGACGGCATGGTCGTGTAGGAGTTTCGAGTTTGACGGTTGAAGTTTGCAGCTTCGGGTTTATAGTTAGCTAACGCAAGCCGACCATGCGCGAGCCAACTGTAAACTCGAAACTGCAAACTGCAAACTTTAACCCGAAGACGCCAAACGGCAATTGTCCCATGCCCCTTCCGCTCACGACGCCTGAACAGGCGGTTTCGGCCATCCAATCTGGTAACCGAGTATTCATTCATAGCGTAGCCCAGACGCCCCACGTCCTGATTCGGGCGATGGTCGCGCAGGCCGACCGGCTCACCGACGTCGAGATCTGCCACATCCATACCGAAGGCCCGCTGCCATACCTGGAGCCCCAGTATCAGACCGCCTTTCGGCCCAACTCCTTCTTTATCGGGGCCAACATGCGCCGGCAACTGGCGCAGGGCATCGGCGACTACGTACCCATCTTTCTGAGCGAAATTCCGCTGCTGTTTAGCCGCAACATCCTACCCGTCGATGTGGCGCTGATTCAGGTGTCGCCGCCCGACGCCCACGGCTACTGCTCGCTGGGGCCGTCGGTCGACGTGTCGCTGGCGGCTATCCGGGCGGCCAAATACGTGATCGCGCAGATCAACCCGCGGGTGCCACGTACCCACGGCGATGGCCTGATTCCCGTATCGATGCTCCACGCCGCCGTGGAGGTCGACGAACCGATCTACGAAGTAAAACCCGGTGCGATTGACGCCACCGACCGCAAAATTGGGCAGTACGTAGCGAGTCTGGTCGAGGACGGCGCCACGCTGCAACTGGGCATCGGCGGCATTCCCAACGCCACCCTGGCCGAGCTGATACACCACAAAGGGTTGGGCATTCACACCGAAATGTTTACCGACGGCATCATCGACCTGGTGGAGCGGGGCGTCATCACGGGCGAACACAAGACGGTGTTGCCCTATCGCATCGTATCGAGTTTCGTGATGGGCAGTCAGCGCGTGTATGACTTCATCGACGACAACCCCGCCGTGGCCATGAAACAGGCGAGCTACACCAACGACACGGCCATCATCCGCCGCAACCCGAAGGTGACGGCCATCAACAGTGCCATCGAAATCGACCTCACGGGGCAGGTCTGCGCCGATACCATCGGGACGATGCAGTATTCGGGTGTGGGCGGCCAAATGGATTTTGTACGGGGCGCCTCGCTGTCGGAAGGAGGCAAGCCCATCATTGCCCTGCCGTCAGTCACGAGCAAAGGCCTGAGCAAGATTGTACCGTTTCTGAAAGAAGGGGCCGGCGTAACCACCACCCGCGCCCACGTCCACTACATCGTGACCGAATATGGCATTGCCAACCTCTACGGCCAAAACCTGCGCCAACGGGCCCGCGCCCTCATCAACATCGCCCACCCCGACCACCGCGAAGCTCTGGAACGGGAAGCCCACGCCCGATTCGGGCCGTTGGGTTGAGGTTGGCGTTTCGGGTTTTATGTTTCGAGTTTTGGGCTTCGAGTTTACAGTTAGCTAACGCGAGCTAATCATGTATCAGTTAACTGTAGACTCGAAACTCCAAACTGAAAACGCCAAACGATAAACTCTATTGACAATCAAAGCACTTTACTGCACTTTTCAAGGAATTGGCCGGGGTTCGCCTCCCGGCCTTTATTTTTACACCTTGTTTTACAGTTCATTACCATTCAGGCTATCGTACGACAAAACGTCATGAGTGCAGAAGCAGAAAAATTGCGGATTTATGACCGGGCCGATAATAAAGGCTGGAAAAAGTGGGGACCTTATCTCTCTGATCGCTCATGGGGTACCGTGCGCGAAGACTACAGTCCCTACGGCGATGCCTGGAATTTCGTCAGCCACGACATGGCGCGCTCGCGGGCCTATCGGTGGGGCGAGGAGGGTATCGGCGGTATTTCCGACAACAAAGGGCATATCTGCTTTGCACTGGCGTTCTGGAACCACCGCGACAATATCCTGAAAGAGCGGTTTTTCGGCCTGACCGGCCCCGAAGGCAACCACGGCGAGGATGTGAAGGAGCTGTATTATTACCTCGACAGCACCCCCACGCACTCCTACATGAAGATGCTCTACAAGTATCCGCAGCAGGAGTTTCCCTACAACAAGCTGGTGATCGAGAACATGCGCCGGAGCCGTCAGGAGCCCGAGTACGAGATGCTGGACACGGGCGTTTTTGATCAGGACGAGTACTTCGACATTGTCATCGAATACGCCAAGGCCGATCAGAACGACTGGCTGGTGACCGTAACGGCCCACAACCGCGGCCCCGCCGACGCCCCGCTGACGCTTCTGCCGACGATCTGGTTTCGGAACACCTGGTCGTGGGGTTACGAAAAATACAACGTGCGCCCTATGCTGACGGGCCTGGCCACGAGTCAGATCGAGGTGAACCACCGGCAACTGGGCAAATACAAACTCTATTGCGAAGAAGCCGACGAACTGCTGTTCTGCGAGAACGAAACCAATACCGAGCGCCTCTACGGCCGGCCAAACGTAACGGCCTATCCCAAAGATGCGATCAACAACTACCTCATTACGGGGCGGCCCGAATACGTCAATCCCAACCGGATCGGCACGAAAGCCTCGGCGCGTTACACCCGTAACGTACCCGCGGGCGGGAGCGTCAGCATCCGGCTGCGGTTTAGCGACCAAACCCATCTGACGCAGCCATTCGGCGATTTCGATGCGCTGTTCGCCCTGCGCAAAGCCGAAGCCGACGAGTTCTACGACGACCTGCAGGCCAGCGCCCTTACCGGCCCCAACGCCAGTCCCGACCTGGTCAATATTCAGCGGCAGGCCTACGCGGGCATGCTCTGGAGCAAGCAGTTCTATTACTACAACGTCAACGAGTGGCTGAAGGGCGACCCCAATATGCCCATTCCGTTTCAGGGTCGCGTGTATGCCCGCAACGAGCAGTGGCGGCACATGTACACGGCCAACATCCTGAGCATGCCCGACAAGTGGGAGTACCCCTGGTTTGCGGCCTGGGACCTGGCTTTCCACACACTGACGCTCGCTCGCCTCGACCCCCACTTTGCCAAGCGGCAGCTGGCCGTTATCCTGCGCGAGTACTACATGCACCCCAACGGGCAGATTCCGGCCTACGAATGGAATTTCTCCGACGTAAACCCGCCCGTGCACGCCTGGGCGACCTGGAAGGTCTACGAGATCGACAAGCAGATGAACGGCGTAGGCGACGTGGCGTTTCTGGAGCGTGTGTTCCATAAACTGCTGCTCAACTTCACCTGGTGGGTGAACCGCAAAGACGTCGAAGGCAACAACATCTTCGGGGGCGGGTTCCTGGGCCTCGACAACATCGGGGTCTTCGACCGCAGCCAGCCGCTGCCGATGGGTGGACGTATCGAACAGGCCGACGGCACCGGCTGGATGGCCATGTACACGCTGAATATGCTGCGAATTGCCTGCGAAATCTCGCTCGTACGACCGAGCTATCAGGATATGGCCAGCAAGTTCTTCGAGCACTTCCTGCACATTGCCTCGGCCATGAACAACCTGGGCAAGCAGCACATCAGCCTTTGGGACGAAGAAGATCAGTTCTATTACGACATCCTGCACACGCCCGACAAACAGGCGCGGCTGCTGAAAATCCGGTCGATGGTGGGTCTGATTCCGCTCTTTGCCGTGGAAGTCATCGACGACGAACTGCTCTCGAAGCTGCCCGATTTCCGGCGGCGTCTGGAGTGGGTGCTCACCAACCGCCCCGACCTGGCCTCGCTGGTGTCGCGCTGGCACGAACCGGGCAAAGGCTCGACGCACCTGCTGAGTCTGCTGCGGGGCCACCGGATGAAGATGCTCATGCGCCGCATGTTCGACGAAGCTGAGTTCCTCTCGGACTACGGCATCCGGGCGCTATCAAAATTCCATGAGAAGCAGCCCTACGAACTGCACATGAACGGCGAACTGCTGCGCGTGAAATACGTACCGGCCGAGTCGGAAACGAGCATTTTTGGCGGTAACTCCAACTGGCGCGGGCCCATCTGGTTCCCGCTCAATTTCCTGCTCGTCGATTCGCTGCTGAAGTTCTATCAGTATTACGGCGACGACTACGAGGTGGAGTATCCCACGCATTCCGGGCAGGTGATGAGCATCCGCGAGGCCGCCATACAGGTCGCCGAACGTCTGATTAACCTGTTTCGGGCCGATTCGACGACCGGCCGCATCGCCAGCCTCGGCGACCTGAACCGCTTCGCTGACGACCCGAATTTTAAAGATTTGCTCTTGTTCTACGAATATTTCAACGGCGACAGTGGCAGTGGCCTTGGGGCTAGCCACCAAACTGGCTGGACTGGTCTCATCGCCGACCTGATCGAGTACTATACCCAGTTTCAGTCGGTGAAACAGGCCGTACCAGTCGGGAAATAATGACCTAGCAGATGGCTCTGTGACGTATATTGTGGTAACGGATACGTCACAGAGCCATTTGGTTTCCGGCCGTGATTATAATTGGTGAGTGCTGAAAAGTGTGTTTAATGTCTTGTTAATCAGCACTTTGAGGATTCGGAAAAGCCCGAAGGCTGGGGCTGGAATAGTGTCGCTGGCCTTAACGTGCCTAATCCACAGCAAGATGGATTGAAACTACTTCCCCACCGCCCGCGAGGCCCAGGCGGCACTTGTCATAACGTACCTGATCCAGAGCAAGAAGAATTGAATGAGACCGCCAGGTAGCCTTATAGCCAGTTGACAAGCGATACGGCTAGGCCGATGGTGGTCTGGCGGTGGTTGTAGTCGATGAGGGTTTCGCCGTAGCCATGTAAAATCTGAAGGTCGCCGCGCAGGTTTCCCGTCACCGGAAACGTCCAGTCGAACTGAACCTGCCCCCGGTTGCGCGTCCCGCCCCGGAGGGAGTGACTACCCACCACCGAAAACATATGGCGGTCTGTGTGGTAGATGACCGTCGCATCGGCCCGGCCGATGTTGTCCGTGATCGCCGGGTTTTCGTCTTCGGCATCGGGGAGCCGTAACCACGGACGAAGCAGCACGGTCCACCGGCCCCGCTCAAAACCGGCGTGCAGAATCACCCGGTTCCAACTGCGCGACAGCGGCACGGCCCGCCCGTTTGACTGATGGTTCAGGGCGATGCCGACCATCCGGGTCCGTAGCCCCAGCAACGGAAAATTGGTGGCGAAGTTGAGAATCGCCTCCGGTTCGTAGTTGGTTTCGCGGAAGGGCCGCGAGAACGTCGTGTTATAGACCTGCCAGTGCGATTTTTGCGTGTAGCCCACCCACAGATCGCCGTGCTTGCCAAAAATGCCCTGTAAGGCCTTCACTTTGAGGCTCAATTGCCAGCGGGCTTCATAGCGGCCCAACGGGATATAGAACGGATAGTTGTAGGTGGGGTTTTCGCTGACGGGCTGTTCGTTGGGGTCGCTCGACCAGCGTCCGGCTGTCACGTACAGGGGCTTGTAAGGCGTAATCAGGAACGTACCCCGGCGCGTGGCCGAGTCCAGTTCCCACCGATCCGACAAGGTGCCAAACACGGGCTTCTTGGCAAACAGGGGGTCTTTCTGCGCGTGGCAGGGCGAGCCACACAGGCCACTGCCGAGCAGCGTGATAAGCCAGCATAAAGGATGTTTCATCCGTTGTTGGAGAAAGTGCACGTACTCAGCGCCGCTGAGTACATACCTGATTGATGACGATTGTTACCAGGATAATACCCGCCAGAGCAGTTGTGCCTGTAGGGAGGCGGCATTCTCGCGGGTAGCGGTGGGGTTTAGCCAGCGGACTTCGGCGGCGAGGCGGAGGCGATTCGAGAGCGGCTGCGTGTACGACAGCGCCCACAGCCAGCCCGCACTCAGTTCCTGCGAGTTGACCGAGCCTTTATAGCTGTATTCTGACCGGATCAGGTACGTGCCGAAGCCAACCGTTGCGGCCAGGCGCCGCCACAAACTGCGCTCGGTCCCCGAGTGCCAGGCTAGAGGCATCTGATACACCAGCAGGATCGGAATGGCCGACACGCTGACGGAGCCGGGTTCGCCGTTGACGACACCCTTGTAGGTATAAAACGTGGTCAGGCCGGTTTCAAGGCCAGTTCGAAACCGGTGGTCGGGGTGCCACAAAGCACGGATCATCACCGACTGCCCCAGCCGATTCGTCTCCGTTTGCCGCCAGGCGGGCGGAATACCGATGGCACTGGCGTACTGCGAACTGCCCACGCCCACCGTTACGACGATGTGGTACGTACCCCGTTTGCCGCCAGTGGTGTCGGTAGGGGGCGAGAACTGCGCCCGGGCTGCTCGTCCGGCAAGTAGGGCCAACAAGCTTAACCCGATGATTGTACGTGCGTGCATAGTCATGGCGCGGTGTAATGGTAGTAGGCAACCGCCGGGGCGTAATTGGAAAGAATACCGTTCAGGTTGGCCTGCTTGACGAATTTTTCGATGAAGGGCGCATCATCCAGTGTCCAGACGAAGACCCGCCGCCCTTCAGCCTGCATGGCCCGAACCTCATCGGTCTGCGGCCCCAGCGTCCAGCGGGGCGCCCAGACGGCCGCGCCCAGTTCGCGAACAAGGGCCGGGTCCAACTCGCAGAGCACGGGCGTATTGGCTTTGTTGGGTAAGGCCCGGTAGGCGGCCACAGCGTCGGTGCTGGGGAGCCCAATCACGATTTGCAGCCGTCGGCCCCGCAGCC comes from Fibrella aestuarina BUZ 2 and encodes:
- a CDS encoding MGH1-like glycoside hydrolase domain-containing protein, producing MSAEAEKLRIYDRADNKGWKKWGPYLSDRSWGTVREDYSPYGDAWNFVSHDMARSRAYRWGEEGIGGISDNKGHICFALAFWNHRDNILKERFFGLTGPEGNHGEDVKELYYYLDSTPTHSYMKMLYKYPQQEFPYNKLVIENMRRSRQEPEYEMLDTGVFDQDEYFDIVIEYAKADQNDWLVTVTAHNRGPADAPLTLLPTIWFRNTWSWGYEKYNVRPMLTGLATSQIEVNHRQLGKYKLYCEEADELLFCENETNTERLYGRPNVTAYPKDAINNYLITGRPEYVNPNRIGTKASARYTRNVPAGGSVSIRLRFSDQTHLTQPFGDFDALFALRKAEADEFYDDLQASALTGPNASPDLVNIQRQAYAGMLWSKQFYYYNVNEWLKGDPNMPIPFQGRVYARNEQWRHMYTANILSMPDKWEYPWFAAWDLAFHTLTLARLDPHFAKRQLAVILREYYMHPNGQIPAYEWNFSDVNPPVHAWATWKVYEIDKQMNGVGDVAFLERVFHKLLLNFTWWVNRKDVEGNNIFGGGFLGLDNIGVFDRSQPLPMGGRIEQADGTGWMAMYTLNMLRIACEISLVRPSYQDMASKFFEHFLHIASAMNNLGKQHISLWDEEDQFYYDILHTPDKQARLLKIRSMVGLIPLFAVEVIDDELLSKLPDFRRRLEWVLTNRPDLASLVSRWHEPGKGSTHLLSLLRGHRMKMLMRRMFDEAEFLSDYGIRALSKFHEKQPYELHMNGELLRVKYVPAESETSIFGGNSNWRGPIWFPLNFLLVDSLLKFYQYYGDDYEVEYPTHSGQVMSIREAAIQVAERLINLFRADSTTGRIASLGDLNRFADDPNFKDLLLFYEYFNGDSGSGLGASHQTGWTGLIADLIEYYTQFQSVKQAVPVGK
- a CDS encoding THUMP-like domain-containing protein, with translation MVQHLTDAERAAITTHLTQDVRALALQLTKRTDIDGLVVVAQIQARQKARTKLPGWYANPALIFPPPLSVEQASSEATAAYKASLVGGGTLLDLTGGMGVDTAAFAARVARVTYLEQQPAVAAATAYNLLQLGLANVETQVGDGLAYLGNVPEPVDWLYLDPARRDERGGRVVGLADCEPDVLTYLPLVLAKGRNVLIKTSPLLDIEATLRQLPTCRAVHVVAVQGEVKELLFVLGQTERPASAVQLVAVDLRHDGPVTFAFERADETRATVALTEWATGLPTYLYEPNAAVLKAGAFRLVGERFGLAKVAPHSHLYTGNRLVEGFPGRAFHIDALCKADRKTLLAHVPGGQANLTVRNFPQTVDLLRKQLSLREGGDVYVFATTLPNNDKRLIITRKALL
- a CDS encoding DUF2267 domain-containing protein, whose protein sequence is MQYSEFIHAAKAKLGVDTEQDVLDVSRAFLHTLTTHLAGNAADKLGAQLPGPLLDIIREIPPEERDQGERFKLTEFYERVGDQLGVDAEEGKQKTHQFMELLGQMITTGELHKIKVTLSDDYAPLFDGMVV
- a CDS encoding phospholipase A → MKHPLCWLITLLGSGLCGSPCHAQKDPLFAKKPVFGTLSDRWELDSATRRGTFLITPYKPLYVTAGRWSSDPNEQPVSENPTYNYPFYIPLGRYEARWQLSLKVKALQGIFGKHGDLWVGYTQKSHWQVYNTTFSRPFRETNYEPEAILNFATNFPLLGLRTRMVGIALNHQSNGRAVPLSRSWNRVILHAGFERGRWTVLLRPWLRLPDAEDENPAITDNIGRADATVIYHTDRHMFSVVGSHSLRGGTRNRGQVQFDWTFPVTGNLRGDLQILHGYGETLIDYNHRQTTIGLAVSLVNWL
- a CDS encoding acetyl-CoA hydrolase/transferase family protein codes for the protein MPLPLTTPEQAVSAIQSGNRVFIHSVAQTPHVLIRAMVAQADRLTDVEICHIHTEGPLPYLEPQYQTAFRPNSFFIGANMRRQLAQGIGDYVPIFLSEIPLLFSRNILPVDVALIQVSPPDAHGYCSLGPSVDVSLAAIRAAKYVIAQINPRVPRTHGDGLIPVSMLHAAVEVDEPIYEVKPGAIDATDRKIGQYVASLVEDGATLQLGIGGIPNATLAELIHHKGLGIHTEMFTDGIIDLVERGVITGEHKTVLPYRIVSSFVMGSQRVYDFIDDNPAVAMKQASYTNDTAIIRRNPKVTAINSAIEIDLTGQVCADTIGTMQYSGVGGQMDFVRGASLSEGGKPIIALPSVTSKGLSKIVPFLKEGAGVTTTRAHVHYIVTEYGIANLYGQNLRQRARALINIAHPDHREALEREAHARFGPLG